The following coding sequences lie in one Halorarum halophilum genomic window:
- a CDS encoding DUF5788 family protein, protein MQPYEQKQLLERVNRESATIGAAIPEQITVQGEEIDLREFVFEIKRRDTVPAGERDRVERAKRNLRRERLDRLEPIEENEVDFATGEDLAASIIGIDRALEALEQLEPADIESEAERQEAMDQKRWMSFLKKALGHEDASRRRGGR, encoded by the coding sequence GTGCAGCCGTACGAACAGAAGCAACTCCTCGAGCGCGTCAACCGCGAGAGCGCGACCATCGGCGCGGCCATCCCCGAGCAGATCACCGTACAGGGCGAGGAGATCGACCTCCGGGAGTTCGTCTTCGAGATCAAGCGCCGGGACACCGTTCCCGCGGGCGAGCGCGACCGGGTCGAACGGGCCAAGCGGAACCTCCGACGCGAACGGCTCGACCGGCTCGAGCCCATCGAGGAGAACGAGGTGGACTTCGCGACCGGCGAGGACCTCGCCGCGAGCATCATCGGCATCGACCGGGCGCTGGAGGCGCTCGAACAGCTCGAGCCGGCCGACATCGAATCCGAGGCGGAGCGCCAGGAGGCGATGGACCAGAAGCGATGGATGAGCTTCCTGAAGAAGGCGCTCGGCCACGAGGACGCGAGCCGGCGGCGCGGCGGTCGGTAG
- the polX gene encoding DNA polymerase/3'-5' exonuclease PolX, whose amino-acid sequence MRNAEVADLLVEFADLLEARDVEYKPNAYRRAAENVRDHPRAVEDMAAEGEDAVAEIDQVGDAIASKIVEYVETGEIEELEELRTELPVDMAALTRVEGVGPKTVATLYEELGITTLDELEEAAEEGRIREISGFGAKTEENIRENVAFAREAGERQRLGHARPLADDVLAFVRDVDAVGRAEVAGSIRRWKDTIGDVDVLVASEDGPTVVDAFTDWPRADDVIEAGEQKASVRANGVRIDLRVVVPAEFGAALQYFTGSKDHNLRVRNLAIDEGLKMNEYGIFDISDVEDPDADQRAGERLGGATEAEMYEPLGLPVFAPEIRRDTGEVQAALDGELPDLLEREDVRGDLHTHTEWSDGGYTIEEMVAAAAECGYDYHCVTDHAAGPGVFGDAGLSDDDVREQAEAVERVREEADIAVFHGVEANIDADGDVTTSDDLLAELDIVIASPHAALDQGEATDRLVRAVEHPHVDVLGHPTGRLINQRAGLDVDFERLAEAATDAGTAIEVNANPARLDASGDGVRAAVDAGAPIAIDTDAHSPSEFEYVRYGVHTARRGWAEPADVVNTRDADGLRSFLDG is encoded by the coding sequence ATGAGGAACGCGGAAGTCGCCGATCTGCTGGTGGAGTTCGCCGACCTGCTGGAGGCCAGGGACGTCGAGTACAAGCCGAACGCCTACCGGCGGGCCGCCGAGAACGTCCGGGACCACCCGCGCGCGGTCGAGGACATGGCCGCCGAAGGCGAGGACGCCGTCGCGGAGATCGACCAGGTGGGCGACGCCATCGCGAGCAAGATCGTGGAGTACGTCGAGACCGGCGAGATCGAGGAGCTGGAGGAGCTCCGCACGGAGCTTCCCGTGGACATGGCGGCGCTGACGCGCGTCGAGGGGGTCGGCCCGAAGACCGTGGCCACGCTGTACGAGGAACTCGGGATCACGACACTCGACGAACTGGAGGAGGCCGCGGAGGAGGGGCGGATCCGCGAGATCAGCGGGTTCGGCGCGAAGACCGAGGAGAACATCCGCGAGAACGTCGCGTTCGCACGAGAGGCCGGCGAGCGACAGCGCCTGGGCCACGCGCGCCCGCTGGCGGACGACGTGCTCGCGTTCGTCCGCGACGTCGACGCGGTCGGTCGGGCCGAGGTCGCCGGCTCCATCCGCCGGTGGAAGGACACCATCGGCGACGTGGACGTGCTTGTCGCGAGCGAGGACGGGCCGACCGTCGTCGACGCCTTCACCGACTGGCCCCGGGCCGACGACGTCATCGAGGCCGGCGAGCAGAAGGCGAGCGTCCGCGCGAACGGCGTCCGGATCGACCTCCGGGTCGTCGTCCCCGCCGAGTTCGGCGCCGCCCTCCAGTACTTCACCGGGTCGAAGGACCACAACCTCCGGGTCCGGAACCTGGCCATCGACGAGGGGCTGAAGATGAACGAGTACGGCATCTTCGACATTTCCGACGTCGAGGACCCGGACGCGGACCAGCGCGCCGGCGAACGGCTCGGCGGCGCGACCGAGGCGGAGATGTACGAACCGCTCGGCCTCCCGGTGTTCGCCCCGGAGATCCGCAGGGACACCGGTGAGGTCCAGGCCGCCCTCGACGGCGAACTGCCCGACCTGCTCGAACGGGAGGACGTCCGTGGCGACCTCCACACGCACACCGAGTGGTCCGACGGGGGTTACACCATCGAGGAGATGGTCGCCGCGGCGGCCGAATGCGGCTACGACTACCACTGCGTGACCGACCACGCGGCGGGGCCGGGCGTCTTCGGCGACGCCGGGCTCTCGGACGACGACGTGCGCGAGCAGGCCGAGGCGGTCGAGCGCGTCCGCGAGGAGGCAGACATCGCGGTGTTCCACGGCGTCGAGGCGAACATCGACGCCGACGGCGACGTGACCACGAGCGACGACCTGCTCGCCGAACTGGATATCGTCATCGCCTCCCCGCACGCCGCGCTCGACCAGGGCGAGGCGACCGACCGACTCGTCCGGGCGGTCGAACACCCCCACGTCGACGTCCTCGGTCACCCCACGGGCCGGCTCATCAACCAGCGAGCGGGGCTCGACGTCGACTTCGAGCGACTGGCCGAGGCGGCCACCGACGCCGGGACCGCTATCGAGGTGAACGCCAACCCCGCGCGGCTGGACGCCAGCGGCGACGGCGTCCGCGCCGCGGTCGACGCCGGCGCCCCCATCGCCATCGACACGGACGCGCACTCGCCCTCGGAGTTCGAGTACGTGCGGTACGGCGTCCACACCGCCCGTCGCGGCTGGGCCGAGCCGGCCGACGTGGTGAACACGCGCGACGCGGACGGGCTCAGGTCGTTCCTGGACGGCTGA